CGAGCACGAGCTGAACCGAGCCGAACTACCAAGCGCTGATTCGGGCACCACCGGCATCCCGCGACGGCGGTGGGAGGGTTGTGCGACCGCCTCCAATGCGTCCACACTCTCGCTTTTCCGCTGCATCTCATGGCAGGGGACTTGCGCCTTCAATTTCGGTGTGCGCATCCACCGTGCCGGCGGAGGGGCACTAGGACCCACCGTCGCCCTTGCAGAACAGCAGCCGGCAGGAGAGGTGGTCGACGGAGGGGCGACGCAACTTGAGCTACCCGCGCGGAGCTGCACGCGGGCGAGAAGGGCAGCTCCGGCGTTGGAGCTGCACCGGCAGGTGAGAGACGACATAGCATATCTGGAACTGCCACTGTGTCTAGCCGCGACTGCTGCATCGCGAAGCGGAGGGCCAACTCGTCCTCGTCGCCAACGACCTTGTGCAAGAAAGCGTCCCAATCATCACCAGAGTCGTTGGAGCAGCTTTCGGAGCTCGACATGGTGGACAGAGATCAGATTGGATCGATtcaaagaaagagagaagagaagacGGAGCAAAGTTTTTTTTGGGTTCTAAAAAGACAGAGCAGAGTGAAGTGAAGTGGAGTGTAGGGTTTGCTCCAGATTGTTTTTTTTTAATGAAAACGGACTGGAGTCAGTGGTGGGCTCGGTTGGGCTGACGTCCGGACAGTCCTACGTTTGGGCTGGACATGAGGGCGCTAGACAGCCCGGACGTCAGCCACTNNNNNNNNNNNNNNNNNNNNNNNNNNNNNNNNNNNNNNNNNNNNNNNNNNNNNNNNNNNNNNNNNNNNNNNNNNNNNNNNNNNNNNNNNNNNNNNNNNNNNNNNNNNNNNNNNNNNNNNNNNNNNNNNNNNNNNNNNNNNNNNNNNNNNNNNNNNNNNNNNNNNNNNNNNNNNNNNNNNNNNNNNNNNNNNNNNNNNNNNNNNNNNNNNNNNNNNNNNNNNNNNNNNNNNNNNNNNNNNNNNNNNNNNNNNNNNNNNNNNNNNNNNNNNNNNNNNNNNNNNNNNNNNNNNNNNNNNNNNNNNNNNNNNNNNNNNNNNNNCCAATTTCGCCGTCTCCCCGCTCATCCCTCGCCGCTCGCCGGACGCCCAGAGCCGCAGCCTCTCCGTCTCGCCCGATCGGCGTTTGGGACTCGTCAGCAGCCGCGCCACCGCAACTGTGCGGGCCGTGCCCCTGCCTCTGGCAGCTAGGCGCCCCTGCAAGCCGGCGCACGCCGCCCACTCCGCGCACCGGCGCTCGGCCGGCAGGCAGCAGCAAGCCAGCAACCATCCTTGTTGATTTGAGGTACCAGCTCAGCTCGTCCCCTGCCCATTCGGCCATTCCCCATTTTTGGATTTAGGGTTTGCTCTTCCCTGTGCTACCCACCATCCAGTACGTAATTGTGTTCAGTTATGTCATTATATGAATTCATGATTGATAGAAAGTAAATTAGTTAGAACGTTTATAAGTCTTCTTTGATGCAAAACTGAGACTTAATCGAGAATTTTAGTATGCTTGTAAGACCATATTGATCTATTTCTATGTGGTATTGGTAGTTAGTTAGAACATCCACATGTCATATTTATTGTCAATGTTTTTTAGGAGAATCACCCTGTTTTCATATTCTAGATCCGCTACTGTCCTCACTCTTCTCCACCACTCAGACCCAGCATAGCAGCAAGGAAGCGgacgggaggatgatgggaagcAACAACCCCGGTGGCGCAGGCGGAGGGATGGCTCCGGGCATGGGGGTGGGCAGCAGCGACGGGCGGCACGATGACGAGGCCGTACTCACCGAGTTCCTCTCCTCCCTCATGGACTACAACCCCACGGTACGCCACTGCCGTCTGCTCTAATCCCCTTTCGTTATGCCGAGTTCCGTGTTTGACTCGTGGTACGGCAGATTCCGGACGAGCTCGTGGAGCACTACCTCGGTCGCAGCGGCTTCCACTGCCCCGACCTACGCCTGTGAGTACTTCTTACACCTCCAATTCCTCTCCCGAGAAGACTTCATGTCTGAATCGGTAGTTAAGCTGATACCCCCTTTGCTGCTCTAGGATAATCTCAAACTGAAATTTGCTAAGCATAGTGATATATGGAGCCACATAGAGGTTTTTTAGCACGTTGTTGTTTTAGTCTGAGAGAAATTGCTAAGCATAGTCTGAGAGAAATCTTCAAATCAGGTGATTATTCGTCCACATGAATGacatgttttttctttcttttctttcctaattTTGTGGTATGCAGTACAAGGTTGGTTGCTGTAGCTACTCAAAAGTTCATTTCAGACATCGCAAGTGACTCCCTTCAGTACGTGAACCCACAACTGCACTAGTTTGTTTTTTCACCTCAATGCAATTCGTCTATTGGTTGTCAGCATGGCATAACATATAGCAATTGTAGTATATCTTGCACACCAATTTGATATTGCACTATCCTTACCCTTGAATTAGGCATTGCAAAGCCAGGGTTGCAGCACCTATCAaagacaacaagagcaaacaaccgAAGGTGAATTTACTTCTT
Above is a window of Triticum dicoccoides isolate Atlit2015 ecotype Zavitan chromosome 5B, WEW_v2.0, whole genome shotgun sequence DNA encoding:
- the LOC119309553 gene encoding transcription initiation factor TFIID subunit 10-like isoform X3, which produces MMGSNNPGGAGGGMAPGMGVGSSDGRHDDEAVLTEFLSSLMDYNPTIPDELVEHYLGRSGFHCPDLRLHCKARVAAPIKDNKSKQPKDRRLVLTMDDLSKALREHGVNLKHPEYFADSPSAGMGPSTREE
- the LOC119309553 gene encoding transcription initiation factor TFIID subunit 10-like isoform X2, with translation MMGSNNPGGAGGGMAPGMGVGSSDGRHDDEAVLTEFLSSLMDYNPTIPDELVEHYLGRSGFHCPDLRLTRLVAVATQKFISDIASDSLQHCKARVAAPIKDNKSKQPKDRRLVLTMDDLSKALRENNTRPVTFLGVESLH
- the LOC119309553 gene encoding transcription initiation factor TFIID subunit 10-like isoform X1; amino-acid sequence: MMGSNNPGGAGGGMAPGMGVGSSDGRHDDEAVLTEFLSSLMDYNPTIPDELVEHYLGRSGFHCPDLRLTRLVAVATQKFISDIASDSLQHCKARVAAPIKDNKSKQPKDRRLVLTMDDLSKALREHGVNLKHPEYFADSPSAGMGPSTREE